From the genome of Sander lucioperca isolate FBNREF2018 chromosome 1, SLUC_FBN_1.2, whole genome shotgun sequence, one region includes:
- the pus1 gene encoding tRNA pseudouridine synthase A isoform X1: MFKIRPLLSALVNHKLTLERNGGLRKLLCMMSEGSRDEQTAKLLKRANEENEDSDAEKVKDTKKLKAEVETTEDEKKYPKKKVVLLVAYSGKGYYGMQRNPGTSQFRTIEDDLVTALIKSGCIPENHGNDMKKMSFQRCARTDKGVSAAGQVVSLKLRLIEDIIEKINEHLPPQIRVLGLKRVTQGFNSKNNCDARTYAYMLPTVAFSPKDYDTGNIAAFRLEPETLQRVNRLFALYKGTHNFHNFTSQKAPSDPSARRYITEMSCGEPFINSNTQFAVITVRGQSFMLHQIRKMIGLVIAVIKGYAKEDVMERSWGQEKVDVPKAPGLGLVLERVHFDRYNKRFGGDGLHERLDWECEEEAIKAFKEAYIYPSIVETECQEGSMVSWMSTLPIHDFEASATATDTQDNKDQKQDNADVGNDSD; the protein is encoded by the exons ATGTTTAAAATCCGACCATTGTTGAGTGCCTTAGTTAACCACAAACTGACGTTAGAGAGAAACG GTGGCCTTCGTAAGTTACTTTGCATGATGAGTGAAGGATCCAGAGATGAACAGACGGCCAAGCTGCTGAAAAGAGCCAATGAGGAAAATGAAGACTCTGACGCTGAGAAAGTGAAGGATACAAAGAAACTAAAAGCGGAAGTGGAAACCACTGAAGATGAGAAGAAATATCCCAAAAAGAAAGTGGTCCTCCTCGTGGCATACTCTGGAAAGGGATACTATGGCATGCAG agaAATCCAGGAACCTCTCAGTTTAGGACCATTGAGGATGATCTGGTCACAGCACTTATTAAATCGGGTTGCATTCCAGAAAACCATGGCAACGACATGAAGAAGATGTCTTTTCAAAGATGTGCCAGAACAGATAAG GGTGTGTCTGCAGCTGGCCAAGTGGTGTCTCTAAAGCTACGGTTAATTGAAGACATCATTGAAAAAATCAATGAGCATCTGCCACCGCAGATCCGAGTGCTCG GTCTTAAACGGGTGACCCAAGGTTTCAATTCCAAAAACAACTGTGATGCTCGTACATACGCCTATATGCTTCCAACTGTGGCCTTTTCCCCAAAAGACTATGATACTGGCAATATAGCAGCCTTTCGCCTTGAGCCAGAGACACTTCAGAGGGTGAACCGTCTGTTTGCTCTCTACAAAGGCACCCACAACTTCCACAACTTCACCTCTCAGAAGGCTCCAAGTGACCCCAGTGCCCGCCGCTATATCACAGAGATGTCTTGTGGAGAACCTTTTATCAACAGCAATACTCAGTTTGCAGTGATCACTGTACGAGGCCAGAGCTTTATGCTGCACCAAATCCGGAAGATGATCGGCCTGGTGATTGCGGTGATAAAGGGCTATGCGAAGGAAGACGTGATGGAGCGGAGCTGGGGACAGGAGAAAGTGGATGTGCCCAAAGCTCCAGGACTGGGGCTGGTCCTGGAGAGGGTTCACTTTGACCGGTACAACAAACGATTCGGAGGTGACGGGCTGCATGAGCGGTTGGATTGGGAATGCGAGGAGGAGGCAATCAAGGCCTTCAAGGAGGCTTACATCTACCCCAGCATTGTGGAGACAGAGTGTCAGGAGGGCTCCATGGTCAGCTGGATGTCCACACTTCCTATCCATGACTTTGAAGCTTCAGCCACAGCCACTGACACACAAGACAATAAGGACCAGAAACAG GACAATGCAGATGTAGGAAATGACTCCGATTAG
- the pus1 gene encoding tRNA pseudouridine synthase A isoform X2 translates to MMSEGSRDEQTAKLLKRANEENEDSDAEKVKDTKKLKAEVETTEDEKKYPKKKVVLLVAYSGKGYYGMQRNPGTSQFRTIEDDLVTALIKSGCIPENHGNDMKKMSFQRCARTDKGVSAAGQVVSLKLRLIEDIIEKINEHLPPQIRVLGLKRVTQGFNSKNNCDARTYAYMLPTVAFSPKDYDTGNIAAFRLEPETLQRVNRLFALYKGTHNFHNFTSQKAPSDPSARRYITEMSCGEPFINSNTQFAVITVRGQSFMLHQIRKMIGLVIAVIKGYAKEDVMERSWGQEKVDVPKAPGLGLVLERVHFDRYNKRFGGDGLHERLDWECEEEAIKAFKEAYIYPSIVETECQEGSMVSWMSTLPIHDFEASATATDTQDNKDQKQDNADVGNDSD, encoded by the exons ATGATGAGTGAAGGATCCAGAGATGAACAGACGGCCAAGCTGCTGAAAAGAGCCAATGAGGAAAATGAAGACTCTGACGCTGAGAAAGTGAAGGATACAAAGAAACTAAAAGCGGAAGTGGAAACCACTGAAGATGAGAAGAAATATCCCAAAAAGAAAGTGGTCCTCCTCGTGGCATACTCTGGAAAGGGATACTATGGCATGCAG agaAATCCAGGAACCTCTCAGTTTAGGACCATTGAGGATGATCTGGTCACAGCACTTATTAAATCGGGTTGCATTCCAGAAAACCATGGCAACGACATGAAGAAGATGTCTTTTCAAAGATGTGCCAGAACAGATAAG GGTGTGTCTGCAGCTGGCCAAGTGGTGTCTCTAAAGCTACGGTTAATTGAAGACATCATTGAAAAAATCAATGAGCATCTGCCACCGCAGATCCGAGTGCTCG GTCTTAAACGGGTGACCCAAGGTTTCAATTCCAAAAACAACTGTGATGCTCGTACATACGCCTATATGCTTCCAACTGTGGCCTTTTCCCCAAAAGACTATGATACTGGCAATATAGCAGCCTTTCGCCTTGAGCCAGAGACACTTCAGAGGGTGAACCGTCTGTTTGCTCTCTACAAAGGCACCCACAACTTCCACAACTTCACCTCTCAGAAGGCTCCAAGTGACCCCAGTGCCCGCCGCTATATCACAGAGATGTCTTGTGGAGAACCTTTTATCAACAGCAATACTCAGTTTGCAGTGATCACTGTACGAGGCCAGAGCTTTATGCTGCACCAAATCCGGAAGATGATCGGCCTGGTGATTGCGGTGATAAAGGGCTATGCGAAGGAAGACGTGATGGAGCGGAGCTGGGGACAGGAGAAAGTGGATGTGCCCAAAGCTCCAGGACTGGGGCTGGTCCTGGAGAGGGTTCACTTTGACCGGTACAACAAACGATTCGGAGGTGACGGGCTGCATGAGCGGTTGGATTGGGAATGCGAGGAGGAGGCAATCAAGGCCTTCAAGGAGGCTTACATCTACCCCAGCATTGTGGAGACAGAGTGTCAGGAGGGCTCCATGGTCAGCTGGATGTCCACACTTCCTATCCATGACTTTGAAGCTTCAGCCACAGCCACTGACACACAAGACAATAAGGACCAGAAACAG GACAATGCAGATGTAGGAAATGACTCCGATTAG